The Prunus persica cultivar Lovell chromosome G7, Prunus_persica_NCBIv2, whole genome shotgun sequence genome has a segment encoding these proteins:
- the LOC18770231 gene encoding probable Xaa-Pro aminopeptidase P: MADTLSALRSLMASHSPPLDALVVPSEDYHQSEYVSARDKRREFVSGFTGSAGLALVTKNEARLWTDGRYFLQATQELSDQWQLMRMGEDPAVDIWMADNLPRDSAIGIDPWCVSIDTAQKWELAFSKKHQKLVQTSTNLVDEVWKNQPPAEINPVIVHPLQYAGRSVADKLKDLRERLIQENARGIIISALDEVAWLYNIRGSDVSYSPVVHAFAIVTSNSAFFYVDKRKVSSEVNTYLEENGIEVRDYKSVSSDVALLASNQLKPSFKETEITGNGTNKAEDKNDDQIWADPGSCCYALYSKLNPEKVILQQSPLALAKALKNPIELEGLKKAHIRDGAAVVQYLVWLDKQAQEIYGASGFFSEGEGMDKKKHSKTTKLTEVTASDKLEGFRASKENFRGLSFPTISSVGPNAAIIHYSPQAETCAEFDPDSIYLFDSGAQYLDGTTDITRTVHFGKPSAHEKACYTAVLKGHIALGNARFPNGTNGHALDILARVPLWKSGLDYRHGTGHGIGSYLNVHEGPHLISFRPHARNVPLQASMTVTDEPGYYEDGNFGIRLENVLIINQADTKFNFGDKGYLQFEHITWAPYQRKLIDLSLLAPEELEWLNTYHSKCRDILAPYVDESEKAWLKKATEPISA; the protein is encoded by the exons ATGGCGGACACTCTCAGTGCTCTCAGGTCTTTAATGGCGTCTCACTCTCCTCCTCTTGATGCCTTAGTCGTCCCTTCCGAAGATTATCACCAG AGTGAGTATGTATCTGCACGAGACAAAAGGCGTGAATTTGTTTCAGGCTTCACTGGGAGTGCTG GTTTGGCACTTGTAACAAAGAATGAAGCACGGCTTTGGACGGATGGTCGTTACTTTCTGCAGGCAACGCAAGAACTTAGCGACCAGTGGCAGCTTATGCGAATGGGAGAAGACCCTGCTGTAGATATTTGGATGGCAGAT AATCTCCCCAGAGATTCAGCCATTGGTATCGATCCTTGGTGTGTGTCGATAGACACTGCACAAAAATGGGAGCttgctttttccaaaaaacaTCAGAAGCTGGTTCAGACGTCCACAAATTTGGTAGACGAAGTTTGGAAAAATCAGCCCCCTGCGGAAATTAATCCTGTCATTGTACATCCTTTACAATATGCTGGTCGTTCTGTTGCCGATAAGTTGAAGGATTTGAGAGAAAGACTCATACAAGAGAATGCTCGTGGTATAATCATCTCAGCACTTGATGAG GTTGCTTGGTTGTATAATATTCGTGGGAGTGATGTTTCCTATAGTCCGGTTGTTCATGCATTTGCTATAGTAACATCCAACTCAGCTTTCTTTTATGTGGACAAAAGGAAGGTTTCTTCTGAG GTAAACACCTACTTGGAAGAAAATGGGATTGAAGTTCGGGACTATAAATCAGTGAGCTCAGATGTCGCCTTGCTTGCATCTAATCAGCTGAAACCTTCATTCAAGGAAACTGAGATTACAGGAAATGGTACAAACAAAGCAGAAGATAAAAACGACGACCAGATATGGGCTGACCCTGGTTCATGCTGTTATGCTTTGTATTCAAAACTAAACCCTGAAAAAGTTATATTACAGCAGTCGCCTTTGGCCCTTGCAAAAGCTTTAAAG AACCCCATCGAGTTGGAAGGGTTAAAGAAAGCTCATATCCGCGATGGTGCCGCAGTTGTGCAATATCTTGTCTGGTTGGATAAGCAG GCGCAGGAGATATATGGTGCTTCTGGTTTCTTTTCAGAGGGGGAGGGAATGGATAAGAAAAAACACTC GAAAACTACAAAGCTAACTGAGGTGACGGCAAGTGATAAGTTGGAGGGCTTTCGAGCATCAAAAGAG AACTTTAGAGGTTTAAGTTTCCCTACTATTTCGTCAGTTGGCCCAAATGCAGCAATTATCCATTATTCACCACAAGCAGAAACTTGTGCTGAGTTTGATCCAGACAGCATCTATCTTTTTGACTCTGGAGCACAG TATCTTGATGGAACAACTGATATAACACGAACGGTTCATTTTGGAAAACCTTCAGCTCATGAGAAAGCATGCTATACGGCT GTTCTCAAGGGTCATATAGCTCTCGGGAATGCCCGATTTCCTAATGGAACCAATG GTCATGCACTTGACATTCTTGCTCGAGTTCCTTTGTGGAAGAGTGGTCTTGATTATCGACATGGCACTGGTCATGGGATTGGGTCTTATCTAAATGTTCATGAAG GACCACATTTGATTAGTTTCAGACCGCATGCTCGAAATGTCCCACTGCAAGCTTCCATGACTGTAACAGATG AACCTGGATATTACGAGGATGGAAATTTTGGAATAAGATTGGAGAACGTGCTTATAATCAACCAAGCTGATACAAAATTCAACTTTGGTGACAAGGGGTACTTGCAATTTGAGCACATAACATGG GCACCATATCAGAGAAAGCTGATCGACTTGAGTCTTTTAGCACCTGAAGAGTTGGAATGGCTCAACACCTACCATTCCAAATGCAGGGATATTCTGGCCCCATACGTGGATGAATCTGAGAAGGCATGGCTGAAGAAAGCCACTGAACCCATAAGTGCGTGA
- the LOC109950264 gene encoding uncharacterized protein LOC109950264 yields the protein MFVFPKPAPEPKTSSTDAADVAELLVSLSIFGFSQLSATDQHEKTKKIYDKVVEDVVVQQIPEESEEDFRLRTFTELFKKLPLPDQNHFLSTVIKKFKRERQIGELISWFSTQLDANDQNQLIEEIVHVKLDEETNEDFRLKRFTQLCKDYTDYVVACREEYVKKPKHTQQTSDTHEVCSDSQSRFAEFFLGFSIIWFKGQSSYDQWQLIDQLCDGVKGVMVEKLADESEADFNLRRFTELCKKVADFGVQVHFLDKAEQKLLHKRRYLPHGVLLQPQDSASAAELLSKLSSFWFSLLTPNDQQDEIEQISNKLAAGDVNVERLGGETEEDLRRKTFTKLFNKAPVGTRINLFREFKSKFVSERHFCESILLFRQLDSNEQQETIEEMFARSGKVTSKDVKDVILERLSEECEENFRLRRFIKLCSTHPFLLDRFFRSEAKKWDLKFLHMQKTSGKEEIEEIKRSRYAEFYLGLSIIWFKARCASDPRNPIQVLLGKVGEGDHIIEKLVNETQEDFRLRRFTESFQQLQFSSQEDIVKYILEPIFHDLGYHGELKKEEKKDGIRFCGRPRLAKKVRWVN from the coding sequence ATGTTCGTGTTCCCAAAACCAGCCCCCGAGCCCAAAACCAGTTCTACTGATGCTGCTGATGTTGCAGAACTACTCGTAAGTCTTTCAATCTTTGGGTTCAGCCAACTCTCTGCCACTGATCAACATGAGAAGACGAAAAAAATCTATGATAAAGtagttgaagatgttgtaGTTCAGCAAATCCCGGAGGAGAGTGAAGAGGATTTTAGACTCAGAACATTCACAGAGCTATTCAAGAAACTTCCCTTACCTGATCAGAACCATTTCCTGTCAACTGTTATAAAGAAGTTCAAGCGCGAGAGGCAAATTGGCGAGTTGATCTCTTGGTTCAGTACTCAACTAGACGCCAATGATCAAAATCAACTGATTGAAGAAATTGTTCATGTTAAACTTGACGAGGAAACTAATGAGGATTTCAGACTCAAAAGATTTACACAGCTTTGTAAGGATTATACTGACTATGTTGTCGCCTGCAGGGAAGAATATGTCAAGAAACCAAAACATACACAACAGACATCCGATACTCATGAAGTTTGTTCGGATTCGCAATCCCGTTTTGCTGAGTTTTTCTTAGGTTTCTCAATTATATGGTTCAAGGGACAAAGCTCATATGATCAATGGCAGCTGATTGACCAACTCTGTGATGGAGTTAAGGGTGTTATGGTTGAGAAGCTCGCAGACGAAAGTGAGGCAGATTTCAACCTCAGAAGATTCACAGAACTATGTAAGAAAGTGGCTGACTTCGGTGTACAAGTCCACTTCCTTGACAAAGCTGAACAGAAGCTGCTACACAAAAGAAGATATCTTCCACACGGGGTGCTACTTCAGCCCCAAGATTCTGCCAGTGCTGCTGAATTACTCTCGAAGCTCTCAAGTTTCTGGTTCAGCCTACTAACCCCCAATGATCAACAAGACGAGATTGAACAAATCTCTAACAAACTTGCTGCCGGAGATGTTAATGTCGAAAGACTTGGAGGGGAAACAGAGGAAGATTTGAGAAGGAAAACATTCACAAAGCTGTTTAATAAAGCTCCGGTCGGTACACGAATTAATTTATTCAGGGAGTTTAAAAGCAAATTCGTCAGTGAGAGACACTTCTGTGAGTCCATTCTTTTGTTCAGGCAACTGGATTCCAATGAGCAACAAGAAACGATTGAAGAAATGTTTGCTCGCTCAGGGAAGGTGACAAGCAAAGATGTCAAAGATGTCATACTTGAGAGACTCTCCGAGGAGTGCGAGGAAAATTTTAGGCTCAGAAGATTTATAAAGCTGTGTAGTACACATCCATTCCTTTTGGATCGCTTCTTTCGCAGCGAAGCTAAGAAGTGGGATCTAAAATTTCTACATATGCAGAAGACGTCAGGTAAAGAAGAGATAGAAGAAATCAAGAGGTCCCGCTATGCTGAATTTTACTTGGGGTTGTCAATTATCTGGTTCAAAGCACGATGTGCCAGTGATCCAAGAAACCCCATTCAAGTACTTCTTGGTAAAGTTGGAGAAGGTGATCATATAATTGAGAAACTCGTCAATGAGACTCAGGAGGATTTCCGTCTCAGAAGATTTACAGAGTCGTTTCAACAACTTCAATTCAGTTCCCAGGAGGATATTgtgaaatatattttagaaCCAATATTTCATGATCTAGGTTACCATGGAGAGCTAAAAAAGGAGGAGAAAAAGGATGGCATCCGGTTCTGTGGAAGGCCTCGGTTAGCTAAAAAAGTTCGTTGGGTGAATTAA
- the LOC18770907 gene encoding anthocyanidin 3-O-glucosyltransferase 5, which produces METMNNSKQHAALLCSPGLGHLIPILELAKQLVAHQNFTVTIFVVSSQTSHAESQLLNSTPTNPQLWHAVQLPSPDISGLVIPDDAVVTILAMMMREVRHAFRSALLGMEVCPTMLIVDLFGTESLPIAEELGISKFVYVPSNAWFLSLMVYCPVLDVEVKGDFVHQKEPIQIPGCRSILPQLDLDDTLSVRAHREYLDFVEIISRGVSKGDAILVNIWEDLEPKTLAALRDEKLLGRYTKVPVYPIGPLIRPTESSGSRGKVFDWLDKQPNESVIYLSLGSGGTLSYEQMTEMAWGLELSKQRFVWVIRKPTRTADGAFFTGGNGSGGDEDSPSKYLPKGFLDRTKDVGFVIPLWAPQVDILAHPSVGGFLSHCGWNSTLESITNGVPMIAWPLYAEQRMNSTMLTEEFGVAIRSKIPPWKKVVEREEIEEMVRKIMEEKEGIAMRERVRKLKTSSAKALEKGGSSYNALSQFAKHGELRCMKFANGGK; this is translated from the coding sequence ATGGAGACCATGAACAACTCAAAGCAACATGCAGCGCTTCTCTGCAGCCCAGGCTTGGGCCATCTCATTCCCATCCTTGAGCTCGCAAAACAACTTGTCGCACACCAAAACTTCACCGTCACAATCTTCGTCGTCTCTTCCCAAACTTCCCATGCAGAATCTCAACTCCTCAACAGTACACCTACAAACCCACAACTCTGGCACGCCGTCCAGCTCCCGTCACCTGACATTTCCGGCCTTGTGATTCCCGACGACGCTGTCGTTACCATCCTTGCCATGATGATGCGAGAAGTACGACATGCGTTTCGGTCAGCCTTGCTTGGCATGGAGGTTTGTCCCACCATGCTTATCGTGGACCTCTTCGGCACTGAATCTCTGCCCATTGCCGAAGAGTTGGGGATTTCCAAGTTCGTTTATGTGCCTTCTAATGCATGGTTTCTTTCTCTCATGGTGTATTGTCCGGTTCTGGATGTTGAAGTCAAAGGAGACTTTGTCCACCAAAAAGAACCAATCCAAATCCCGGGTTGTAGGTCAATACTTCCACAACTCGATCTCGATGACACTTTGTCGGTCCGGGCCCACAGGGAGTACTTGGATTTTGTAGAAATTATTTCAAGGGGGGTTTCTAAAGGGGATGCGATTTTGGTGAACATATGGGAGGATTTAGAGCCCAAGACTCTTGCAGCCCTAAGAGATGAGAAATTGTTGGGCCGGTACACAAAGGTTCCGGTCTATCCTATTGGGCCGCTGATTAGGCCCACTGAATCATCTGGTTCGAGGGGGAAGGTGTTTGATTGGTTAGACAAGCAGCCCAATGAGTCTGTGATTTATCTGTCGCTTGGTAGCGGCGGGACTTTGTCGTACGAGCAAATGACCGAAATGGCTTGGGGTTTAGAGCTTAGCAAACAGAGGTTTGTCTGGGTGATACGTAAGCCCACCCGAACGGCAGATGGGGCCTTTTTCACGGGTGGAAATGGCAGTGGTGGTGACGAGGACAGCCCATCAAAGTACTTGCCCAAGGGGTTCTTGGACCGCACCAAGGACGTTGGGTTCGTCATCCCTTTGTGGGCTCCACAAGTGGACATCTTGGCCCATCCATCGGTTGGAGGGTTTTTGTCCCATTGTGGGTGGAATTCGACCCTAGAGAGCATCACCAATGGGGTGCCGATGATTGCTTGGCCGCTCTATGCGGAGCAGAGGATGAACTCCACGATGCTGACAGAGGAGTTTGGCGTGGCAATTCGGTCAAAAATACCACCATGGAAGAAAGTtgtggagagagaggagatagAAGAAATGGTGAGAAAGATCATGGAGGAGAAGGAAGGTATtgcaatgagagagagagtgaggaaGCTAAAAACAAGTAGTGCAAAAGCTTTGGAGAAAGGGGGTTCATCTTATAATGCTCTTTCTCAATTCGCAAAGCACGGAGAGTTAAGGTGCATGAAATTTGCCAACGGGGGAAAGTGA
- the LOC18769331 gene encoding anthocyanidin 3-O-glucosyltransferase 5: MITMISKPHAAILCSPGMGHLIPVIELAKRLVNHHNVMVTIFAVQSNTSEAESELLKAATSPKFCDIIELPLPDISGLLDPDAGIVTKLRVMMREIRPAFRSAILAEDSPRPSILIVDLFGTESLPIGDELGVPKYVYVACNAWFLALTVYVPILDKEVEGEYVDQTEPLRIPGCSLVQPEEVCDPMLKRADQQYLEYVRMGFEIPRSDGILLNIWKDLQPKTLDAFKDESLLGGVVKVPVYPIGPLMRSAQSAGPTGLRDRDLFNWLDKQPSESVIFVSLGSGGTLTYEQMTEMAWGLELSQQRFIWVVRPPTSKRADAAFFTSGKGDDDPSSYLPEGFLTRTREIGLVVPIWAPQVDILSHPSIGGFFSHCGWNSTLESIINGVPMIVWPLYAEQRMNATLLSDELGVAVRSKVPPWKGVVEREEIKRMVRKIMVEEDGIAIRGKVNELKLSAVKALSQGDSSYNALSQVASTTK; the protein is encoded by the exons ATGATCACCATGATCTCAAAGCCACATGCTGCCATCCTCTGCAGCCCTGGCATGGGCCATCTCATCCCTGTCATTGAGCTCGCAAAACGACTTGTCAACCACCACAACGTCATGGTCACCATCTTCGCCGTCCAGTCGAATACTTCCGAGGCTGAATCCGAGCTCCTCAAGGCAGCCACGAGCCCGAAATTCTGTGACATCATTGAACTCCCACTGCCGGACATTTCCGGCCTCCTTGACCCCGACGCCGGTATCGTCACGAAACTCAGAGTCATGATGCGAGAAATACGACCTGCTTTTCGGTCTGCAATTCTGGCCGAGGACTCTCCTCGTCCCTCTATCCTTATCGTGGACCTCTTTGGCACTGAATCTCTCCCCATTGGCGACGAGCTTGGGGTTCCCAAGTACGTTTACGTTGCTTGCAATGCATGGTTCTTAGCATTGACTGTCTACGTGCCAATTCTCGATAAGGAAGTGGAAGGAGAGTACGTGGATCAGACTGAACCGCTGAGGATCCCGGGTTGCAGTCTGGTTCAGCCTGAAGAAGTGTGTGACCCGATGCTGAAGCGGGCCGACCAACAGTATTTGGAATACGTACGGATGGGGTTTGAAATACCAAGGAGTGATGGAATTTTGCTCAATATCTGGAAGGATTTGCAGCCCAAAACATTGGATGCATTCAAAGATGAGAGCCTCTTGGGTGGAGTGGTTAAGGTGCCGGTTTATCCTATTGGACCTTTGATGAGATCGGCCCAATCAGCCGGTCCAACAGGTTTGAGGGACAGAGACTTGTTTAATTGGCTGGACAAGCAACCCAGTGAGTCTGTGATATTTGTGTCATTAGGCAGCGGGGGAACTTTGACCTATGAGCAAATGACAGAGATGGCGTGGGGTTTGGAGCTGAGCCAGCAAAGATTCATTTGGGTTGTTCGACCGCCCACCTCAAAACGCGCAGATGCTGCTTTTTTCACTTCAG GAAAAGGAGATGACGACCCATCAAGCTATTTGCCTGAAGGGTTCTTGACCCGAACCCGAGAGATTGGGCTGGTTGTGCCTATTTGGGCTCCCCAAGTGGACATCTTAAGCCATCCATCAATAGGAGGGTTTTTCTCACACTGCGGCTGGAATTCAACCCTAGAGAGCATCATCAATGGTGTGCCGATGATCGTGTGGCCTCTCTACGCAGAGCAGAGGATGAACGCCACGTTGTTGAGTGATGAGCTCGGCGTGGCCGTGAGGTCTAAAGTTCCTCCATGGAAGGGAGTGGTTGAAAGGGAGGAGATAAAGAGAATGGTGAGAAAGATAATGGTGGAGGAAGATGGGATTGCAATAAGGGGTAAGGTCAACGAGCTAAAACTGAGTGCAGTCAAAGCTTTGAGCCAAGGTGATTCTTCATATAATGCACTGTCCCAAGTGGCAAGTACAACTAAATGA
- the LOC18769821 gene encoding homeobox-leucine zipper protein ATHB-40: protein MTTKTNHQVVEEDDHMLLISHLYPSDVYTQIVPQQGASKPKRRRKKSKSGEAGGAGLKKRKLTAEQVNLLELNFGNEHKLESEKKDRLASELGLDPRQVAVWFQNRRARWKNKKLEEEYSNLKKEHDSTVSENRKLESEMSKLKEQISEAEKEIRRLSERVDHGGSSNSPSSSLSMDAIDPPFLGEFGVEEYDDVFYMPQNNYIHGMEWMNLYM, encoded by the exons ATGACAACCAAGACCAACCACCAAGTTGTTGAAGAAGACGATCATATGCTACTCATTTCTCACTTGTATCCTTCCGATGTCTACACCCAAATTGTACCCCAACAAG GAGCGTCAAAGCCTAAACGACGTCGTAAGAAGAGCAAAAGTGGAGAGGCTGGTGGTGCTGGGCTCAAGAAGAGGAAGCTGACTGCAGAACAAGTGAATCTTCTTGAGCTCAATTTTGGCAACGAACACAAATTGGAGTCTGAGAAGAAGGACCGGCTTGCTTCTGAGCTAGGTCTTGATCCTCGACAGGTTGCTGTCTGGTTCCAGAACCGAAGGGCTCGTTGGAAGAACaagaagttggaagaagaatacTCCAACTTGAAGAAAGAACATGACAGCACTGTTTCTGAGAATCGCAAGCTTGAATCCGAG ATGTCGAAGCTCAAGGAGCAAATCTCGGAGGCTGAGAAGGAGATTCGACGGCTCTCAGAGCGCGTAGACCATGGCGGCTCGAGCAACAGTCCAAGCTCCTCACTCTCTATGGACGCCATTGATCCTCCATTTTTAGGAGAGTTTGGGGTGGAGGAGTACGATGATGTTTTTTACATGCCCCAGAACAATTACATTCATGGCATGGAATGGATGAACCTGTACATGTGA
- the LOC18771622 gene encoding probable NAD(P)H dehydrogenase (quinone) FQR1-like 2, producing the protein MGKGGGCVPSKKKVPSSAANPDASHPNASQNAPPIPTDDNPNSMTPSRNDVVSAESHPNLHPAPKLRIFIVFYSMYGHVEDLARRMKKGVDGVDGVEGLLYRVPETLPSEVLEAMKAPPKDTEIPEILAAELAAADGVLFGFPTRYGSMAAQMKAFFDSTGQLWQEQSLAGKPAGFFVSTGTQGGGQETTAWTAITQLAHHGMLFVPIGYTFGAGMFKMDSVRGGSPYGAGVFAGDGTRGPSETELALAEHQGKYMAAVVKKLAQA; encoded by the exons ATGGGGAAAGGCGGGGGCTGTGTCCCAAGCAAGAAGAAGGTCCCCTCCAGCGCCGCCAATCCCGACGCCTCCCACCCAAACGCCTCGCAAAACGCGCCGCCGATCCCCACGGACGACAATCCCAATTCCATGACTCCCAGCCGAAACGACGTCGTCTCCGCCGAATCGCATCCGAATTTGCATCCGGCCCCGAAATTGAGGATATTCATAGTGTTCTACTCGATGTACGGACATGTGGAGGATTTGGCGAGGAGGATGAAGAAGGGCGTTGACGGCGTGGATGGCGTTGAGGGGTTGCTTTATCGGGTGCCCGAGACGCTGCCGAGTGAGGTGCTGGAGGCTATGAAGGCGCCGCCGAAGGACACCGAAATTCCGGAGATTTTGGCGGCGGAATTGGCGGCGGCGGACggggttttgtttggttttccGACGAGGTACGGGAGCATGGCGGCGCAGATGAAGGCTTTTTTCGACTCGACGGGGCAGTTGTGGCAGGAGCAGAGCCTCGCTGGGAAGCCTGCTGGGTTTTTTGTCAGTACTGGAACTCAAGGAGGCGGCCAAGAAACCACTGC TTGGACGGCAATCACCCAATTGGCACATCATGGAATGCTGTTTGTTCCCATTGGGTATACTTTTGGAGCTGGCATGTTTAAGATGGACTCTGTACGAGGGGGTTCTCCATATGGTGCCGGTGTTTTTGCTGGTGATGGCACAAGAGGGCCGAGTGAAACTGAGTTGGCGCTTGCAGAGCATCAGGGGAAGTATATGGCAGCAGTAGTCAAGAAGCTTGCCCaagcttga
- the LOC18769518 gene encoding small nuclear ribonucleoprotein Sm D2 encodes MSRPMEEEVTKNEEEEFNTGPLSVLMMSVKNNTQVLINCRNNRKLLGRVRAFDRHCNMVLENVREMWTEVPKTGKGKKKAQPVNKDRFISKMFLRGDSVIIVLRNPK; translated from the exons ATGAg CCGGCCAATGGAGGAAGAA GTTACCAAGAACGAGGAAGAGGAATTTAATACCGGACCACTCTCTGTTCTTATGATGAGTGTCAAGAATAATACTCAG GTGCTCATCAACTGTCGTAACAACAGAAAGCTTCTTGGACGTGTGAGAGCATTTGACAGGCATTGCAACATGGTTCTGGAAAATGTTAGGGAGATGTGGACTGAG GTGCCAAAGACTGGAAAAGGCAAGAAAAAAGCCCAACCGGTTAACAAGGATAGATTCATCAGCAAGATGTTTCTCCGTGGGGATTCAGTTATCATTGTTCTTAGGAATCCCAAGTGA